In the genome of Salmo trutta chromosome 18, fSalTru1.1, whole genome shotgun sequence, one region contains:
- the LOC115153438 gene encoding F-box only protein 9 encodes MAESIINSRGIVEDHEGDNEDTDDSNLQVELNVFRAQWMSELKPNSGSNGGNRGLSSRAADLRRKQELAREEKARELFLKAVEEEENGAVYEAIKYYRRAMQIVPDIEFKINYSRSPDPDGGNDNDMDGEIEDLLAYFHQQLTLQDNSLKICVPEMEMTQMHISALPPEVLIYIFRWVVSSDLDLRALEQLSLVCRGFYICARDPEIWRSACLRVWGRSCTKLVPFNSWRDMFLERPRVRFDGVYISKTAYIRQGEESLDGFYRAWHQVEYYRYLRFFPDGQVMMLTTPEDPLVTVPRLRSRNTRVESIMCGHYRLSQDTDNQTKVFVVVSKRKEEKVAEYQRNSRFCRRNPAAPETEHSFHVGLQLSSGGRQSFNKLNWIHHSCHINYRSTGETVVTAFDLDQMYASFFFARVKSYTAFSERPL; translated from the exons ATG GCTGAAAGCATTATAAATTCTCGTGGCATTGTAGAAGATCATGAGGGAGATAATGAAGATACTGATGACTCAAACCTCCAA GTGGAGCTCAATGTGTTCAGGGCCCAATGGATGTCTGAACTGAAGCCCAACTCTGGGTCcaatggggggaacagaggactgTCGTCAAGAGCTGCAGACCTGAGAAGAAAACAGGAATTGGCCCGGGAGGAAAAA GCCAGAGAGTTGTTCCTTAAAGCTGTCGAGGAAGAAGAAAATGGAGCTGTTTATGAAG CAATTAAGTACTATCGCAGGGCAATGCAGATTGTGCCTGACATTGAGTTTAAAATCAACTACAGTCGATCTCCTGATCCAGATGGTGG CAATGATAATGACATGGATGGTGAAATAGAGGATCTACTGGCCTACTTCCATCAGCAGCTCACTCTGCAAGACAACTCTCTGAAGATATGTGTTCCTGAGATGGAGATGACTCAGATGCACATCTCAG CCCTGCCTCCAGAGGTCTTGATATACATATTCCGTTGGGTTGTGTCTAGTGATCTGGACCTGCGTGCCCTGGAGCAGCTCTCCCTAGTCTGTAGAGGCTTCTACATTTGTGCTAG ggacCCAGAAATTTGGCGTTCGGCCTGTCTAAGAGTGTGGGGCCGGAGCTGTACCAAACTGGTACCCTTCAACTCCTGGAGGGACATGTTTCTTGAGAGGCCACGTGTGCGCTTTGATG GTGTTTACATCAGCAAAACAGCATACATCCGTCAGGGAGAGGAGTCCCTTGATGGATTCTACAGGGCTTGGCACCAGGTGGAGTATTACAG ATATCTGCGTTTCTTCCCTGATGGCCAAGTCATGATGCTGACCACGCCTGAAGACCCACTGGTCACCGTTCCTCGTCTGCGTAGCAGGAACACCAG GGTGGAGTCCATTATGTGTGGTCATTACCGTCTGTCGCAGGACACAGACAATCAAACCAAAGTCTTTGTTGTTGTCTCCAAGAGAAAAGAAGAG AAGGTGGCAGAGTACCAGAGAAACTCTCGGTTTTGCCGGCGGAACCCAGCGGCACCCGAGACGGAGCACAGCTTTCACGTGGGACTGCAGCTGTCGTCTGGTGGGCGCCAGAGCTTCAACAAGCTGAATTGGATTCACCATTCCTGCCACATCAACTACAG atcCACTGGAGAAACTGTTGTCACTGCCTTCGACTTGGACCAGATGTATGCATCTTTCTTCTTTGCACGTGTGAAAAGCTACACAGCATTTTCTGAACGCCCACTGTAG